From a single Vitis vinifera cultivar Pinot Noir 40024 chromosome 18, ASM3070453v1 genomic region:
- the LOC100246633 gene encoding flavonol 3-sulfotransferase, with amino-acid sequence MKSYFPSESSAGFSLPTKYKEKISTLPKHHGWRVNADFYHYQGFWCYSFFLEGIMKSQQHFQAQSGDIILSSAPKTGTTWLKALTFAIVTRHHFDDSTNPLLTTVPHECVPLLEVDAVEDAFHRSPKLPLLATHLPYTSLPNSIMSSHCKIVYICREPKDAFISLWHFICKLAPQEEEHVPLEAALDMFCKGISQYGPYWDHVLGYWKASLECPERVLFLKYEDLKSDTLHYIKTLADFMGCPFSLEEESEGVVQKIMNLCSFETLSNLKVNKTGMHRSTTPLATKNDVYFRKGNVGDWKNHLTDEMVHRVDQITEQKFSGTGLMFLQP; translated from the coding sequence ATGAAATCCTACTTTCCTTCTGAAAGCAGCGCTGGCTTTTCCCTTCCTACCAAATACAAAGAGAAAATCTCAACTCTTCCCAAACATCATGGCTGGAGAGTTAATGCAGATTTTTACCACTACCAAGGATTCTGGTGCTATTCCTTCTTCCTAGAAGGAATCATGAAATCTCAACAACACTTCCAGGCCCAATCTGGTGACATAATCCTGAGCAGTGCTCCTAAAACCGGCACCACATGGCTTAAGGCTCTAACCTTTGCCATTGTGACTCGACACCATTTTGATGACTCCACCAATCCTTTACTCACAACTGTGCCCCACGAATGTGTTCCCTTGTTGGAAGTGGATGCTGTAGAGGACGCCTTCCACCGGAGCCCAAAACTTCCTCTGCTGGCTACACACTTGCCATACACTAGCTTGCCAAATTCCATAATGTCTTCACATTGTAAAATTGTATACATCTGCAGAGAGCCCAAGGATGCATTTATCTCCCTGTGGCACTTTATCTGCAAGTTGGCACCTCAAGAAGAGGAACACGTTCCTCTAGAAGCGGCTCTCGACATGTTCTGTAAAGGAATATCACAATATGGCCCATACTGGGACCATGTTCTAGGGTATTGGAAGGCAAGCCTGGAATGTCCTGAGAGAGTACTGTTCCTGAAATATGAAGATCTGAAGAGTGACACCTTGCATTACATAAAGACATTGGCCGATTTCATGGGATGTCCTTTTTCCCTGGAGGAAGAGAGTGAAGGGGTGGTGCAGAAAATTATGAACTTGTGTAGTTTTGAGACTTTGAGCAATTTGAAGGTGAATAAGACTGGAATGCATcgttccaccactccattggctACGAAAAATGATGTGTACTTCAGGAAAGGAAACGTGGGAGACTGGAAGAATCATCTGACGGATGAAATGGTACACCGTGTAGACCAGATAACTGAACAAAAATTTAGTGGCACTGGCTTGATGTTTCTGCAGCCATGA